In Eschrichtius robustus isolate mEscRob2 chromosome 2, mEscRob2.pri, whole genome shotgun sequence, a single window of DNA contains:
- the CARD6 gene encoding LOW QUALITY PROTEIN: caspase recruitment domain-containing protein 6 (The sequence of the model RefSeq protein was modified relative to this genomic sequence to represent the inferred CDS: inserted 5 bases in 4 codons; deleted 1 base in 1 codon; substituted 2 bases at 2 genomic stop codons) — translation MLYSSPALACLSNLDHTIPCKTETLATGSVPSEIIEKEXKKLLEILQQDPDCILDTLTSRRLISEEEYEILENITDPMKKSWKLLILVQKKGEVSGQLFLNCLLSTFSESATIWDLNHLNHELLKHEYMEPPQPLGVSREGXFFIPGEKEPEDPEITMSFKEKEHLDLETSESFTDKKAGYQETAWSSRENEKEYNTPKFTSLQLVENVEYEFPATIEYLQDEQKYEEPDDFLHLGKEEYLESVGYSEDGDTPVEKDAYDDPECIIYDSKEDSLYSETMEFSDEEQNYGDSETGMSLEEEEEKSMEERKKVFKDVLSCLNPDTSRKLLPDFVKQFFLDRGCRWVTETPGDLAWNFLMKLQALDMTVRDSILRHKVLGEDSKGEFLTGVENLEIRETETINPLDVLCASVLYSDSSLQREVMSNMYQCQFALPXLLPDAEKNKSILMLGAMKDIVKEQSMQSSGRPTGDTXKFLTLMKMPVISFVRLGYCSFSKSRILNTLLSPAHLKSHKIFLHQDLPVLVLPQQISDGLVEVTWSFPDSDGLKENPSFFQKAVAVANLRGDLESFWTQFGFLMEVSSAVFFFIDCLGEKEWDLVMFLGEAAIERCYFVLSPQARENEEAQIFQRILKLKPSQLLFWEEEEAGERGRNMEGLQAALKEVMSSSLRCVSVEDIAPLARELGIQIDHDFENMQGIQVSPTENLAGTAEDEGPQRHSQPNNSSESPTXMSVREAEARCEISQNLQNFHLTPVFMPLLKNCRPLPTRIGGNFYRVSLTAPWVMVSQFWLERSSQSFHPSPFQNTRAPSPGKXFGIQYFQPQRFYSGERYMKFSRTAQGRHMDKTFGRPPRPISQHVQAWSERPQKMGALEKSGEVDSQGAHLHSLGSQPARAVGKSQPRQVCAWGTRETTLLVINAL, via the exons AAAACAGAAACATTGGCTACTGGGAGTGTTCCCTCAGAAAtcatagaaaaagaatgaaaaaagttaCTTGAAATCCTCCAACAAGATCCTGATTGTATCTTAGATACATTAACCTCTCGGAGGCTAATTTCTGAGGAAGAGTATGAGATTCTGGAGAATATTACAGATCCCATGAAGAAAAGTTGGAAGCTGTTAATTTTGGTACAGAAAAAGGGAGAAGTGAGCGGTCAGCTTTTTCTCAACTGTTTACTTAGTACTTTTTCAGAGTCAGCTACCATTTGGGACTTAAATCACTTAAATCATG AACTTTTAAAACATGAGTATATGGAGCCACCGCAACCTTTGGGGGTAAGCAGGGAAGG ATTTTTTATTCCTGGAGAGAAAGAGCCTGAGGATCCTGAGATCACCATGTCCTTCAAAGAGAAAGAACACTTGGATTTGGAAACCTCTGAGTCTTTCACGGACAAGAAGGCTGGTTATCAGGAAACTGCTTGGTCCTCAAGGGAAAATGAGAAGGAATACAACACACCAAAATTCACATCTCTGCAATTGGTTGAGAATGTTGAATATGAATTTCCAGCAACTATTGAGTATTTACAGGATGAACAGAAATATGAGGAGCCAGATGATTTTTTACACTTAGGAAAAGAGGAATATCTAGAATCTGTTGGGTACTCTGAAGATGGAGACACCCCCGTGGAAAAGGATGCTTATGATGACCCAGAGTGCATTATCTATGACAGCAAAGAGGACTCTTTGTATTCTGAAACCATGGAGTTCTCTGATGAAGAACAGAATTATGGGGATTCAGAAACTGGCATGTcattggaggaggaagaggagaaaagtatGGAAG agaga aaaaaagtgtttaAAGATGTCCTGTCCTGTTTAAACCCAGATACAAGCAGAAAGCTTCTGCCAGATTTCGTTAAACAATTCTTCTTAGACCGAGGATGTAGGTGGGTGACTGAGACTCCAGGTGACTTAGCCTGGAACTTCCTGATGAAACTTCAAGCACTGGATATGACAGTCAGAGATTCAATCCTCAGACACAAGGTTCTGGGTGAAGATAGCAAAGGGGAATTTTTGACTGGAGTAGAGAATTTGGAAATTAGAGAAACAGAAACCATTAATCCCCTTGATGTCCTTTGTGCCTCTGTGCTGTATTCAGATAGCTCTTTGCAACGTGAAGTCATGTCAAACATGTATCAGTGCCAGTTTGCCCTTC TGCTACTGCCAGATgcagaaaagaacaaaagcattTTAATGCTGGGGGCCATGAAGGACATTGTGAAGGAGCAGTCAATGCAGTCTTCAGGAAGGCCTACAGGGGATA GAAAATTTCTGACTCTCATGAAGATGCCTGTCATCTCTTTTGTGCGTCTCGGATACTGTAGCTTCTCCAAGTCCAGAATCCTCAACACACTGCTCAGCCCTGCCCACCTGAAATCACACAAAATCTTTCTCCATcaggatttgcctgttctggtgCTTCCCCAGCAGATCTCTGATGGCCTGGTTGAGGTAACATGGAGTTTTCCTGATAGTGATGGTCTAAAGGAAAACCCCAGTTTTTTCCAGAAAGCTGTTGCTGTGGCCAACCTTCGTGGGGATCTAGAAAGTTTTTGGACACAGTTTGGTTTCTTGATGgaagtttcctcagctgtg ttttttttcattgactGCCTAGGTGAGAAGGAATGGGACTTGGTAATGTTTTTAGGGGAAGCTGCCATTGAAAGATGCTACTTTGTCCTCAGTCCCCAGGCCAGGGAGAATGAGGAGGCTCAGATTTTCCAGAGGATCCTGAAGTTGAAGCCATCACAACTACTGttttgggaggaggaggaagctggagagagagggaggaacatGGAGGGTCTTCAAGCTGCCCTGAAAGAAGTGATGTCCTCTTCACTCAGATGTGTGTCTGTGGAGGACATTGCACCCCTGGCCAGGGAGTTGGGGATACAGATAGACCACGACTTTGAGAACATGCAGGGGATTCAAGTTTCCCCTACTGAAAACTTGGCTGGAACAGCTGAAGATGAGGGACCACAAAGACACAGTCAGCCAAACAACTCATCTGAAAGCCCCACTTAGATGTCAGTAAGAGAGGCTGAGGCTAGATGTGAGATCAGCCAAAATCTTCAGAATTTCCATCTCACCCCAGTATTCATGCCTCTTCTGAAAAACTGCCGTCCTTTACCAACCAGAATTGGAGGTAATTTTTACCGTGTTTCTTTGACAGCCCCATGGGTTATGGTCTCACAGTTTTGGTTAGAGCGGAGTTCTCAGAGTTTCCATCCTTCACCCTTTCAGAATACAAGGGCCCCTAGTCCAGGTA GTTTTGGGATTCAGTACTTCCAACCTCAGAGATTTTATTCAGGTGAAAGATATATGAAATTTTCAAGAACTGCTCAGGGACGTCACATGGATAAAACTTTTGGGAGACCACCAAGACCCATTTCTCAGCATGTACAGGCCTGGTCTGAGAGACCACAGAAAATGGGAGCCCTTGAAAAGTCTGGGGAAGTGGACTCCCAGGGAGCTCACCTCCATTCCCTGGGTTCACAGCCAGCAAGAGCGGTTGGGAAGTCACAGCCTAGGCAAGTCTGTGCCTGGGGAACACGGGAGACAACTTTACTAGTGATTAATGCACTATAA